Proteins co-encoded in one Pelodiscus sinensis isolate JC-2024 chromosome 9, ASM4963464v1, whole genome shotgun sequence genomic window:
- the HSD17B7 gene encoding 3-keto-steroid reductase/17-beta-hydroxysteroid dehydrogenase 7 isoform X3 yields the protein MTPLSRHGRGPRGLVDWRAAARGGGGRTRRAARPVVTLGAAMQRVALVTGASSGIGFALCKRLLQEDAGVQLCLACRNMQKATATKAMLLAAHPSAQVSLVHLDVSSLESILWAASEIQHRFQHLDYLFLNAGIMPNTHVNFKALISGLFSGYKIPSLSNNQILFSF from the exons ATGACCCCACTGTCACGCCACGGCCGCGGGCCTCGCGGGCTCGTTGATTGGAGGgcggcggcgcggggggggggggggcgcacgcgCCGGGCTGCGCGGCCGGTTGTGACCCTGGGAGCCGCGATGCAGCGCGTGGCGCTGGTCACCGGCGCGAGCAG TGGCATTGGCTTCGCGCTGTGCAAGCGGCTGCTGCAGGAGGACGCTGGGGTCCAGCTGTGCCTGGCCTGCAGgaacatgcagaaggccaccgcCACCAAGGCCATGCTCTTAGCTGCCCACCCCTCCGCCCAGGTCAGCCTTGTGCACCTGGATGTCAGCAGCCTGGAGTCCATCCTGTGGGCAGCCAGCGAGATCCAGCACAG GTTTCAGCACTTGGACTATCTCTTCCTGAATGCTGGGATCATGCCGAATACCCATGTTAACTTCAAAGCACTTATCTCTGGTCTCTTCTCTGGGTACAAGATACCATCCTTAAGTAACAATCAGATACTTTTCTCTTTCTGA
- the HSD17B7 gene encoding 3-keto-steroid reductase/17-beta-hydroxysteroid dehydrogenase 7 isoform X2 gives MTPLSRHGRGPRGLVDWRAAARGGGGRTRRAARPVVTLGAAMQRVALVTGASSGIGFALCKRLLQEDAGVQLCLACRNMQKATATKAMLLAAHPSAQVSLVHLDVSSLESILWAASEIQHREAVHMLSTAEGLLTQEDSVTSDGLQEVFETNLFGHFILIRQLEPLLCRLEKPSQLIWTSSSNARKSAFSLMDYQHSKGKESYSSSKYATDLASVALNKHFNKQGLYSSVVCPGLVMTNLTYGILPSFFWKLLMPIMWIIRFFTNTYTLTPYNGAEAQVWLVRQKPESLDALTKYHSCTSPLGGNYVESRKMDVDEEIAERFYQKLLELEKQVLARLTVPLSPK, from the exons ATGACCCCACTGTCACGCCACGGCCGCGGGCCTCGCGGGCTCGTTGATTGGAGGgcggcggcgcggggggggggggggcgcacgcgCCGGGCTGCGCGGCCGGTTGTGACCCTGGGAGCCGCGATGCAGCGCGTGGCGCTGGTCACCGGCGCGAGCAG TGGCATTGGCTTCGCGCTGTGCAAGCGGCTGCTGCAGGAGGACGCTGGGGTCCAGCTGTGCCTGGCCTGCAGgaacatgcagaaggccaccgcCACCAAGGCCATGCTCTTAGCTGCCCACCCCTCCGCCCAGGTCAGCCTTGTGCACCTGGATGTCAGCAGCCTGGAGTCCATCCTGTGGGCAGCCAGCGAGATCCAGCACAG GGAAGCAGTCCACATGCTGAGTACAGCGGAGGGGCTGTTAACTCAAGAAGATAGTGTCACTTCAGATGGCCTACAGGAAGTGTTTGAAACCAACCTCTTTGGGCATTTCATACTG ATTCGGCAGCTTGAGCCTCTGCTATGCCGTCTTGAAAAGCCCTCCCAGCTCATCTGGACCTCTTCCAGCAATGCCAGGAAGTCTGCTTTCAGTCTCATGGACTACCAGCACAGCAAAGGCAAAGAGTCTTACAGTTCCTCCAAATATGCCACTGATCTTGCTAGTGTAGCTCTGAACAAGCACTTTAACAAGCAG GGGCTGTATTCCAGTGTAGTTTGTCCAGGTCTTGTGATGACTAACCTGACTTATGGAATCCTGCCGTCTTTCTTTTGGAAGCTGCTTATGCCCATCATGTGGATA ATCCGTTTTTTCACCAACACTTACACGCTAACTCCATACAATGGTGCAGAAGCTCAG GTCTGGCTCGTCAGACAGAAGCCAGAGTCACTGGATGCACTCACGAAATATCACAGCTGCACTTCACCGCTGGGGGGGAACTATGTGGAGTCCCGGAAG ATGGATGTGGATGAAGAAATTGCTGAGAGATTTTATCAAAAGCTGTTAGAACTGGAGAAGCAAGTCCTAGCAAGATTGACTGTTCCTTTGAGTCCCAAATAA
- the HSD17B7 gene encoding 3-keto-steroid reductase/17-beta-hydroxysteroid dehydrogenase 7 isoform X1, producing MTPLSRHGRGPRGLVDWRAAARGGGGRTRRAARPVVTLGAAMQRVALVTGASSGIGFALCKRLLQEDAGVQLCLACRNMQKATATKAMLLAAHPSAQVSLVHLDVSSLESILWAASEIQHRFQHLDYLFLNAGIMPNTHVNFKALISGLFSGEAVHMLSTAEGLLTQEDSVTSDGLQEVFETNLFGHFILIRQLEPLLCRLEKPSQLIWTSSSNARKSAFSLMDYQHSKGKESYSSSKYATDLASVALNKHFNKQGLYSSVVCPGLVMTNLTYGILPSFFWKLLMPIMWIIRFFTNTYTLTPYNGAEAQVWLVRQKPESLDALTKYHSCTSPLGGNYVESRKMDVDEEIAERFYQKLLELEKQVLARLTVPLSPK from the exons ATGACCCCACTGTCACGCCACGGCCGCGGGCCTCGCGGGCTCGTTGATTGGAGGgcggcggcgcggggggggggggggcgcacgcgCCGGGCTGCGCGGCCGGTTGTGACCCTGGGAGCCGCGATGCAGCGCGTGGCGCTGGTCACCGGCGCGAGCAG TGGCATTGGCTTCGCGCTGTGCAAGCGGCTGCTGCAGGAGGACGCTGGGGTCCAGCTGTGCCTGGCCTGCAGgaacatgcagaaggccaccgcCACCAAGGCCATGCTCTTAGCTGCCCACCCCTCCGCCCAGGTCAGCCTTGTGCACCTGGATGTCAGCAGCCTGGAGTCCATCCTGTGGGCAGCCAGCGAGATCCAGCACAG GTTTCAGCACTTGGACTATCTCTTCCTGAATGCTGGGATCATGCCGAATACCCATGTTAACTTCAAAGCACTTATCTCTGGTCTCTTCTCTGG GGAAGCAGTCCACATGCTGAGTACAGCGGAGGGGCTGTTAACTCAAGAAGATAGTGTCACTTCAGATGGCCTACAGGAAGTGTTTGAAACCAACCTCTTTGGGCATTTCATACTG ATTCGGCAGCTTGAGCCTCTGCTATGCCGTCTTGAAAAGCCCTCCCAGCTCATCTGGACCTCTTCCAGCAATGCCAGGAAGTCTGCTTTCAGTCTCATGGACTACCAGCACAGCAAAGGCAAAGAGTCTTACAGTTCCTCCAAATATGCCACTGATCTTGCTAGTGTAGCTCTGAACAAGCACTTTAACAAGCAG GGGCTGTATTCCAGTGTAGTTTGTCCAGGTCTTGTGATGACTAACCTGACTTATGGAATCCTGCCGTCTTTCTTTTGGAAGCTGCTTATGCCCATCATGTGGATA ATCCGTTTTTTCACCAACACTTACACGCTAACTCCATACAATGGTGCAGAAGCTCAG GTCTGGCTCGTCAGACAGAAGCCAGAGTCACTGGATGCACTCACGAAATATCACAGCTGCACTTCACCGCTGGGGGGGAACTATGTGGAGTCCCGGAAG ATGGATGTGGATGAAGAAATTGCTGAGAGATTTTATCAAAAGCTGTTAGAACTGGAGAAGCAAGTCCTAGCAAGATTGACTGTTCCTTTGAGTCCCAAATAA